In a genomic window of Methylovirgula sp. 4M-Z18:
- a CDS encoding amino acid ABC transporter permease: MSLALSPLKPRWTPAGQWHRLRRAWFNSTANTIISLVVLLALAWVVAHVLSWALWDATWTGTGQDCQARGGACWAFVSANLRLMLFGTYPGSLLWRPVLSLVLLVALVAVSMVPRAWSRTLGIAWVATPLAVCLLLGGFGGDRQVSTNDWGGLPLTLLIWTIAYALSFIVAVPLALARRSRMGGLRLASVGTIELIRGVPMLVTLYVSRFIVPMMLPGFEINLFFSIEAALVFFVASYLAEILRAGIQSLPAGQSEAARALGLSYAQTVRLIILPQALRAVIPALVNLGIGLLLSTPLVAVIGMTDFLSAVKEAASHEQDWPGCYTVAYCFAALVFFGICFSASRYSLWLEKKLKGAGKKAAT; this comes from the coding sequence ATGAGTCTTGCCCTTTCTCCCTTGAAGCCGCGCTGGACGCCGGCCGGCCAATGGCACCGGCTGCGCCGCGCGTGGTTCAATTCGACGGCCAATACGATCATCTCGCTCGTTGTCCTTCTGGCTCTCGCGTGGGTCGTGGCGCATGTGCTGAGCTGGGCCTTGTGGGATGCGACGTGGACTGGCACCGGACAGGATTGCCAGGCGCGCGGCGGCGCGTGCTGGGCCTTCGTGTCGGCCAATCTCCGGTTGATGCTGTTCGGCACCTATCCCGGCAGCCTTCTCTGGCGCCCGGTACTGAGCCTCGTGCTGCTGGTGGCGCTCGTCGCGGTCAGCATGGTGCCGCGGGCCTGGAGCCGGACGTTGGGGATCGCCTGGGTCGCCACGCCGCTGGCCGTATGCCTCTTGCTCGGCGGTTTCGGCGGCGACCGGCAGGTGTCCACCAACGATTGGGGCGGCTTGCCGCTCACCCTCCTGATCTGGACCATCGCCTATGCGCTCTCGTTCATCGTCGCGGTGCCGCTCGCCCTGGCGCGCCGGTCCCGCATGGGCGGCCTGCGCCTTGCTAGCGTCGGCACGATCGAACTCATCCGCGGTGTGCCGATGCTGGTAACGCTCTATGTGAGCCGTTTCATCGTGCCGATGATGCTGCCGGGTTTCGAGATCAATCTGTTTTTCAGTATCGAAGCGGCGCTGGTCTTTTTCGTCGCGTCCTATCTCGCCGAAATTCTCCGCGCCGGCATCCAATCCCTGCCGGCCGGTCAATCGGAGGCCGCGCGGGCCTTGGGGCTGTCTTACGCGCAGACGGTGCGCCTCATCATTTTGCCGCAGGCCTTGCGGGCCGTCATTCCGGCGCTCGTCAATCTCGGAATCGGTCTTTTGCTCAGCACGCCGCTCGTTGCCGTCATCGGCATGACCGATTTCCTCAGCGCCGTGAAGGAGGCCGCGAGCCACGAGCAGGATTGGCCCGGTTGCTATACCGTGGCCTATTGCTTCGCCGCGCTGGTGTTTTTCGGCATCTGCTTCAGCGCGTCCCGGTATAGCCTGTGGCTGGAGAAAAAGCTGAAAGGGGCGGGGAAGAAAGCCGCCACCTGA